The following proteins are co-located in the Onychomys torridus chromosome 6, mOncTor1.1, whole genome shotgun sequence genome:
- the Clca4 gene encoding calcium-activated chloride channel regulator 4, with amino-acid sequence MGLPRGFVFLLVLYLLQESDTSLVRLSENGYEDVIIAIDPAVPEDETIIERIKEMVTTASTYLFEATERRFFFKNISILIPESWKGGPQYRRPKQESYKHADVKVAPPALPGRDEPYTRQFTECEEKAEYIHFTPDFILGKKENEYGPSGKVFVHEWAHLRWGVFDEYSEDQPLYSASSKKIEATRCSTGITGMNRVYRCQGDSCTSRSCRTNSTTKLYEKNCQFFPDKVQSEKASIMYMQSIDSVIEFCKEENHNREAPTLHNLKCSYRSTWDVISSSEDFINSMPMETPPSPPTFSLLRISERITCLVLDVSGSMANSDRLYRMNQAAQYFLMQIIENRSQVGMVHFNHQANIKSQLIQINSDAERSQLLEALPTVVNGGTSICSGIRAAFEVFKNGGFQTDGTDIVLLTDGEDNTAKDCINEVTESGSIVHFIALGPAADKAVINMSILTGGKHKFATDLAESNGLIDAFGDLASENSDVTQKSLQLESKGVVLSNGLWLNDTIIIDSTVGRDTFFLVTWRNAAPGISLWDPKGTQITKFTVDVDSKMAYLSIPGIAQVGVWTYNLQAKANQEILTITVTSRAANSSVPPITVNAKVNRDTSSFPSPMIVYAEVLQGYTPIIGAHVTAIIESNSGNTKELKLLDNGAGADTFKGDGVYSRYFTAYSENGRYSLKVRADGGANSARSSQHPSNRAAYVPGWVVNGEIKGNPPRPETTEATHPVLENFTRTTSGDAFVVSNIPSHPLPDQYPPSQITDLLATLDGEEISLTWTAPGDDFDVGRVQQYIIRMSENIIDLRDNFDQALQVNTTNLLPNEANSKENFSFKPENSSEENATHVFIAIQSVDKSNLTSKLSNIAQVALFTPQAEPEPDGPEGPGGSPHSGVSISTIVLSVVGSVVLVCIILSATICIFKNRRPSSRAVTTF; translated from the exons ATGGGACTCCCCAGGGGTTTTGTTTTCCTCCTAGTCCTGTACCTGCTTCAGGAGTCAGACACTTCCTTGGTGAGGCTGAGTGAGAATGGCTATGAGGATGTTATCATTGCTATTGATCCTGCTGTGCCAGAAGATGAAACAATAATTGAACGAATAAAG GAAATGGTGACTACAGCATCTACATACCTGTTTGAAGCTACagaaagaagattttttttcaaaaatatatctatattaaTTCCTGAGAGTTGGAAAGGGGGACCTCAGTAcaggaggccaaagcaggagaGCTACAAACAC GCAGATGTTAAAGTTGCACCTCCTGCCCTCCCAGGCAGAGATGAGCCATACACCCGACAGTTCACAGAGTGCGAAGAGAAAGCAGAATATATCCATTTCACTCCTGACTTTATACtggggaaaaaggaaaatgaatatggACCTTCAG GAAAAGTGTTTGTCCATGAATGGGCCCATCTTCGCTGGGGAGTATTTGATGAGTACAGTGAAGACCAGCCATTGTACAGTGCATCATCAAAGAAGATTGAAGCAACCAG GTGTTCCACAGGTATTACAGGTATGAATAGAGTCTACAGATGCCAAGGAGACAGCTGTACAAGCAGAAGTTGCAGAACTAATTCCACCACAAAATTATATGAAAAGAATTGTCAATTCTTCCCTGATAAAGTCCAATCAGAAAAGGCATCCATAATGTACATGCAAAGTATCGATTCT GTGATTGAATTCTGtaaagaagaaaaccacaatCGAGAGGCTCCAACTCTACATAATCTGAAGTGCAGTTATAGAAGCACATGGGACGTAATTAGCAGTTCTGAGGATTTTATTAACAGCATGCCCATGGAGACACCACCCTCTCCACCCACCTTCTCATTGCTGAGAATCAGTGAAAGGATCACATGCCTAGTTCTTGATGTGTCTGGGAGTATGGCT AATTCTGATCGCCTCTATCGAATGAATCAAGCAGCACAGTATTTTCTAATGCAGATCATTGAAAATAGGTCCCAAGTAGGAATGGTACACTTTAATCACCAGGCCAATATTAAAAGTCAGCTGATCCAAATAAACAGTGATGCCGAGAGAAGCCAGCTTCTGGAAGCCTTGCCGACAGTGGTCAATGGGGGGACTTCCATCTGCTCTGGAATCCGAGCTGCATTTGAG GTGTTTAAAAATGGAGGTTTCCAAACAGATGGAACTGACATTGTGCTGTTGACTGATGGAGAAGACAATACTGCCAAAGACTGTATTAATGAGGTGACAGAGAGCGGGTCCATAGTTCATTTTATTGCCTTGGGACCAGCTGCTGATAAAGCTGTAATAAACATGAGCATCTTAACAG GAGGCAAGCATAAATTTGCTACAGATCTAGCTGAGAGCAATGGTCTCATTGATGCTTTTGGGGATCTTGCTTCAGAAAATAGCGATGTCACCCAGAAGTCACTTCAG CTTGAAAGTAAGGGAGTCGTGTTGAGCAATGGTCTCTGGCTGAATGACACCATAATAATTGACAGCACAGTGGGAAGGGACACATTCTTTCTTGTCACCTGGAGGAATGCAGCTCCTGGCATTTCTCTATGGGACCCCAAAGGGACACAAATCACAAAATTCACAGTGGATGTGGATTCCAAAATGGCCTATCTCAGCATCCCAGGAATAGCTCAG GTGGGCGTTTGGACTTACAACCTGCAGGCCAAAGCAAACCAAGAAATACTAACAATTACAGTAACCTCCCGGGCAGCAAACTCTTCAGTGCCACCAATCACTGTAAATGCTAAAGTGAACAGAGACACTAGCAGTTTCCCCAGCCCAATGATTGTTTATGCAGAAGTCCTACAAGGGTACACACCCATCATTGGAGCCCACGTAACAGCTATCATAGAATCAAATAGTGGGAACACAAAAGAGCTGAAGCTGCTGGATAATGGTGCAG GGGCTGATACTTTCAAGGGTGATGGTGTCTACTCTAGGTACTTCACAGCTTATTCAGAAAATGGCAGATACAGCTTAAAAGTGCGGGCGGACGGAGGAGCAAATTCTGCTAGGAGCTCACAGCATCCGTCCAACAGGGCCGCCTATGTACCTGGCTGGGTCGTGAACG GAGAAATTAAAGGAAACCCACCCAGACCGGAAACAACCGAGGCTACTCATCCAGTCCTGGAGAATTTCACAAGAACAACATCTGGAGATGCATTTGTGGTATCCAATATCCCATCTCATCCATTGCCTGACCAGTACCCACCAAGTCAAATCACAGACCTTCTTGCCACACTTGATGGGGAAGAGATCAGTCTAACATGGACAGCCCCGGGAGATGACTTTGATGTGGGAAGAG TTCAACAGTATATCATAAGAATGAGTGAAAATATCATTGACCTAAGAGACAATTTTGATCAGGCTCTTCAAGTTAATACAACTAACCTGTTACCAAACGAAGCCAACTCCAAGGAAAACTTTTCCTTTAAACCAGAAAACAGCTCAGAAGAAAATGCAACCCACGTCTTCATTGCCATTCAAAGTGTCGACAAAAGCAATTTGACATCGAAACTGTCCAACATTGCACAAGTAGCACTGTTCACCCCTCAAGCAGAGCCTGAACCTGACGGTCCCGAAGGTCCTGGCGGAAGTCCACACTCTGGAGTTAGTATTTCCACTATTGTGCTGTCTGTGGTGGGCTCTGTTGTActtgtttgtattattttaagtGCCACTATTTGTATCTTCAAGAACAGAAGGCCTTCATCAAGAGCTGTGACAACATTTTGA